From one Ignavibacteria bacterium genomic stretch:
- a CDS encoding tungsten formylmethanofuran dehydrogenase has product MTKKDVIVADNIVDAEIKPEGPTGKSDTFGGLTKDELMNALRLMYTSRQIDMKSMTLLKQGKSFFHIAGAGHEAVQVACGLAMRKGLDWAYPYYRDLAFSLAVGIKPEEVFLAMLAKADDPMTGGRQMPCHWGHKEFNIPTQSSPTGTQFLQAVGTALASVRTNSGAVVYVSSGEGTTSQGEFHEAVNWASREKLPVVFVIENNKYAISVPVSQQSGGKDNSISEMMKGYENLLRLRVEGTDFLAMHAAAQTAFKYARQGKGPALIEAECIRLLSHSSSDDQKKYRDLLEIETDSKRDPIEKFSQFLIKRGVLTELAFNELKKEVNNHIEEASVWAMSRPDPKAETAAHYVYDESGKKDRLDYEKTKPSGKPVVMVDAINHALREEMERNDKIYLFGEDVADLKGGVFSATKGLSTQFGTDRVFNSPLAEASIVGVAIGMALSGLKPVVEIQFGDYIWPAFMQFRDEMVTYRYRSNNFWEAPVVTRVAVGGFIHGGLYHSQNIEGFFAHMPGLYIAYPSNAADAKGLLKTALRLNDPVLFLEHKGLYRQSYSTVPEPDANYLLPFGKARTVREGTDVSVITYGAMVHESNFAASKLEEEGYSVELIDIRTINPLDENAIFESVKKTSKAVIVHEDMLTGGFGAEIAARIADRCFQYLDGPVKRIAAMDTHVPYHPNLENTVLPTRQRIYKSLKEILAY; this is encoded by the coding sequence ATGACTAAAAAAGATGTCATAGTTGCTGATAATATAGTTGATGCCGAGATTAAACCGGAAGGCCCGACCGGTAAGAGCGATACCTTTGGAGGGCTTACAAAGGACGAGCTTATGAACGCCCTCAGGCTGATGTATACCTCCAGGCAGATCGACATGAAATCAATGACCCTGCTTAAACAGGGGAAGTCTTTTTTCCATATCGCCGGAGCAGGCCATGAGGCAGTTCAGGTGGCCTGCGGCCTAGCTATGAGAAAAGGACTCGACTGGGCTTATCCCTACTACCGCGACCTGGCGTTCTCACTGGCCGTGGGAATTAAACCAGAAGAGGTCTTCCTGGCTATGCTGGCTAAGGCTGATGACCCTATGACCGGAGGGCGCCAGATGCCCTGCCACTGGGGCCATAAGGAGTTCAATATCCCCACACAGTCAAGCCCAACAGGAACACAGTTCCTTCAGGCCGTTGGAACAGCCCTTGCCAGTGTCCGCACAAACTCAGGCGCCGTGGTCTACGTCTCAAGCGGCGAAGGTACAACAAGCCAGGGTGAATTCCACGAGGCCGTCAACTGGGCAAGCCGAGAAAAGCTCCCGGTAGTATTTGTAATTGAAAATAACAAATACGCCATTTCTGTACCCGTAAGCCAGCAGTCGGGAGGAAAGGATAACTCAATTTCCGAGATGATGAAAGGCTATGAAAACCTGCTCAGGCTAAGAGTGGAAGGAACCGACTTCCTTGCCATGCATGCCGCGGCTCAGACGGCTTTTAAGTACGCAAGACAGGGCAAAGGCCCCGCTTTAATTGAAGCCGAATGCATCAGGCTCCTTTCCCATTCATCTTCTGACGACCAGAAAAAATACCGCGACCTCCTGGAAATAGAAACGGACTCAAAACGTGACCCTATTGAAAAGTTCTCACAGTTTTTAATAAAAAGAGGCGTCCTTACGGAACTTGCCTTTAACGAGCTGAAAAAAGAGGTCAATAACCATATCGAGGAGGCCTCGGTCTGGGCTATGAGCCGCCCCGACCCGAAAGCTGAAACCGCGGCCCATTACGTTTACGACGAAAGCGGCAAAAAAGACCGCCTGGACTACGAGAAAACCAAGCCCTCCGGAAAGCCCGTCGTGATGGTTGACGCAATTAACCACGCTCTGCGAGAGGAAATGGAAAGAAACGATAAGATCTACCTTTTCGGCGAAGACGTGGCAGACCTCAAAGGAGGCGTCTTTTCTGCAACAAAAGGCCTTTCCACGCAGTTCGGAACTGACAGGGTCTTTAACTCGCCTCTTGCCGAGGCAAGCATTGTGGGTGTTGCTATAGGTATGGCACTCTCGGGACTTAAGCCCGTAGTGGAAATCCAGTTCGGGGACTATATATGGCCCGCATTCATGCAGTTCCGCGATGAAATGGTTACATACCGCTACCGCTCAAATAACTTCTGGGAGGCTCCCGTCGTAACGCGCGTGGCAGTAGGGGGCTTTATTCATGGCGGTCTTTACCATAGCCAGAATATTGAAGGCTTCTTTGCCCATATGCCGGGGCTATACATAGCTTACCCTTCAAATGCCGCCGATGCAAAAGGGCTTCTTAAGACTGCCTTAAGGCTGAATGACCCCGTCCTTTTCCTGGAGCATAAGGGGCTCTACCGCCAGAGCTATTCAACCGTGCCTGAACCCGATGCAAACTACCTTCTTCCTTTCGGCAAGGCCAGGACTGTAAGGGAAGGAACAGACGTAAGCGTTATTACATACGGCGCAATGGTGCACGAATCGAATTTTGCGGCTTCCAAACTGGAAGAAGAGGGCTACTCGGTTGAGTTAATTGACATCCGTACAATTAACCCGCTGGATGAAAATGCGATTTTTGAATCCGTTAAAAAGACCAGTAAAGCCGTTATTGTGCATGAGGATATGCTGACCGGGGGCTTCGGTGCCGAAATTGCGGCCCGCATTGCCGACAGATGCTTCCAGTACCTGGACGGGCCTGTAAAAAGAATTGCAGCCATGGATACACACGTACCGTATCACCCGAACCTCGAGAATACGGTCCTCCCGACCAGGCAGAGGATCTATAAATCATTAAAGGAAATTCTGGCTTATTAA